The following are encoded together in the Bacteroidales bacterium genome:
- a CDS encoding GIY-YIG nuclease family protein produces MRYFVYILYSASIDKYYVGYTHSPQERLEEHNAGATTSTRRG; encoded by the coding sequence CTTTGTATACATATTGTACAGTGCGTCGATAGACAAGTATTATGTGGGTTACACTCACAGTCCACAGGAGAGGCTGGAAGAGCACAACGCGGGAGCAACCACTTCGACCAGGCGGGGG